Proteins encoded within one genomic window of Falco biarmicus isolate bFalBia1 chromosome 14, bFalBia1.pri, whole genome shotgun sequence:
- the POU3F4 gene encoding POU domain, class 3, transcription factor 4 → MATAASNPYSLLGSGSLAHADGAGMQQGSPFRNPQKLLQSEYLQGVPGNGHPLGHHWVTSLSDGGPWPSALAGGPLEQPDVKPGREDLQLGAIIHHRSPHVSHHSPHANHPSAWGASPAHSASLAPPAAAAAGQPLNVYSQAGFAVGGMLEHGGLTPPPAAAAAQGLHPGLRGEAGGEHGELGGHHCQDHSDEETPTSDELEQFAKQFKQRRIKLGFTQADVGLALGTLYGNVFSQTTICRFEALQLSFKNMCKLKPLLNKWLEEADSSTGSPTSIDKIAAQGRKRKKRTSIEVSVKGVLETHFLKCPKPAAQEISSLADSLQLEKEVVRVWFCNRRQKEKRMTPPGEQPQHEVYSHGVKTDTACHDL, encoded by the coding sequence ATGGCCACAGCCGCCTCCAACCCCTACAGCCTGCTCGGCTCCGGCTCGCTCGCCCATGCGGACGGCGCGGGCATGCAGCAGGGGAGCCCCTTCCGCAACCcgcagaagctgctgcagagcgAGTACCTGCAGGGCGTCCCCGGCAATGGGCACCCGCTGGGGCACCACTGGGTGACCAGCCTGAGCGACGGCGGGCCCTGGCCCTCGGCGCTGGCCGGCGGCCCGCTGGAGCAGCCCGACGTCAAGCCGGGCCGCGAGGACCTGCAGCTGGGCGCCATCATCCACCATCGCTCGCCCCACGTCTCCCACCACTCGCCCCACGCCAACCACCCCAGCGCCTGGGGCGCCAGCCCGGCCCACAGCGCCTCGCTggcccccccggccgccgccgcggccgggcaGCCCCTCAACGTCTACTCGCAGGCCGGCTTCGCGGTGGGCGGCATGCTGGAGCACGGCGGGCTTaccccgccgcccgccgccgccgccgcgcagggCTTGCACCCGGGGCTGCGCGGCGAGGCCGGCGGCGAGCACGGCGAGCTGGGCGGGCACCACTGCCAGGACCACTCGGACGAGGAGACGCCGACCTCGGACGAGCTGGAGCAGTTCGCCAAGCAGTTCAAGCAGCGGCGCATCAAGCTGGGCTTCACCCAGGCCGACGTGGGCTTGGCCCTGGGGACCCTCTACGGCAACGTCTTCTCGCAGACCACCATCTGCCGCTTCGAGgccctgcagctcagcttcaAGAACATGTGCAAGCTGAAGCCGCTGCTGAACAAGTGGCTGGAGGAGGCCGACTCCTCCACCGGCAGCCCCACCAGCATCGACAAGATCGCGGCgcaggggaggaagaggaagaagcgGACCTCCATCGAGGTGAGTGTCAAGGGCGTGCTGGAAACGCACTTTCTCAAGTGTCCCAAGCCGGCCGCCCAGGAGATCTCCTCGCTGGCAGAcagcctgcagctggagaaggaggtggTGCGGGTCTGGTTCTGCAACCGGCGGCAGAAGGAGAAGCGCATGACGCCGCCGGGCGAGCAGCCGCAGCACGAGGTGTACTCCCACGGCGTGAAAACGGACACGGCCTGCCACGACCTCTGA